Proteins encoded by one window of Camelus bactrianus isolate YW-2024 breed Bactrian camel chromosome 9, ASM4877302v1, whole genome shotgun sequence:
- the LRP3 gene encoding low-density lipoprotein receptor-related protein 3 isoform X2, protein MEKRAFAGPEGAPGARAQLAVVCLVNIVLTGRLSSAVPALAACSGKLEQHTERRGVIYSPAWPLNYPPGTNCSWYIQGDRGDMITISFRNFDVEESHQCSLDWLMLGPAAPPRQEAFRLCGSAIPPAFISARDHVWIFFHSDASSSGQAQGFRLSYIRGKLGQASCQADEFRCDNGKCLPGPWQCNTVDECGDGSDEGNCSAPASEPPGSLCPGGTFPCSGARSTRCLPAERRCDGTQDCGDGSDEAGCPDLACGRRLGSFYGSFASPDLFGAARGPSDLHCTWLVDTQDPRRVLLQLELRLGYDDYVQVYEGLGERGDRLLQTLSYRSNHRPVSLEAAQGRLTVAYHARARSAGHGFNATYQVKGYCLPWEQPCGSSSEGDVADTGEQGCFSEPQRCDGWWHCASGRDEQGCPACPPDQYPCEGGSGLCYTPADRCNNQKSCPDGADEKNCFSCQPGTFHCGTNLCIFETWRCDGQEDCQDGSDEHGCLAAVPRKVITAALIGSLVCGLLLVIALGCAFKLYSLRTQEYRAFETQMTRLEAEFVRREAPPSYGQLIAQGLIPPVEDFPVYSASQPPPHPPGLGATEPSHGHAATDAPARLPPRALPPPPRPPLEPALSPATGTTGTDPTADSCTHLTDGAG, encoded by the exons TGAATATTGTTCTCACCGGGCGGCTCAGCAGTGCGGTTCCTGCTTTAG CCGCCTGCAGCGGGAAACTGGAGCAGCACACAGAGCGACGCGGTGTCATCTAcagccctgcctggcccctcAACTACCCTCCGGGCACCAACTGCAGCTGGTACATTCAGGGCGACCGAGGGGACATGATCACCATCAG CTTCCGCAACTTTGATGTGGAGGAGTCTCACCAGTGCTCCCTGGACTGGCTCATGCTGGGCCCAGCAGCCCCGCCCCGCCAGGAGGCCTTCCGGCTCTGCGGCTCCGCCATCCCGCCTGCCTTCATCTCCGCCCGGGACCACGTCTGGATCTTCTTCCACTCCGATGCCTCCAGCTCTGGCCAGGCCCAGGGCTTTCGGCTCTCGTATATCCGAG GGAAGCTGGGCCAGGCATCCTGCCAGGCTGACGAGTTCCGCTGTGACAATGGCAAGTGCCTGCCCGGCCCGTGGCAGTGCAACACCGTGGACGAGTGCGGGGACGGCTCGGATGAAGGCAACTGCTCGGCGCCTGCCTCTGAGCCCCCGGGCAGCCTGTGCCCCGGGGGCACCTTCCCCTGCAGTGGGGCGCGCTCCACGCGCTGCCTGCCGGCCGAGCGGCGCTGCGATGGCACACAGGACTGTGGCGATGGCTCCGACGAGGCCGGCTGCCCCGACCTGGCCTGCGGCCGGCGGCTGGGCAGCTTCTACGGCTCCTTCGCCTCCCCGGACCTGTTCGGCGCGGCCCGCGGGCCCTCGGACCTTCACTGCACGTGGCTGGTGGACACGCAGGACCCGCGGCGCGTGCTGCTGCAGCTGGAGCTGCGGCTGGGCTACGACGACTACGTGCAGGTGTACGAGGGCCTGGGCGAGCGCGGGGACCGCCTGCTGCAGACGCTCTCCTACCGCAGCAACCACCGGCCCGTGAGCCTTGAGGCCGCCCAGGGCCGCCTCACCGTGGCCTACCACGCCCGCGCCCGCAGCGCTGGCCACGGCTTCAACGCCACCTACCAGGTGAAGGGCTATTGCCTCCCATGGGAGCAGCCGTGCGGGAGCAGCAGTGAGGGTGACGTGGCAGACACAGGCGAGCAGGGCTGCTTCTCTGAGCCGCAGCGCTGCGATGGCTGGTGGCACTGCGCCAGCGGCCGGGACGaacagggctgccctgcctgcccccccGACCAGTACCCCTGTGAGGGTGGCAGTGGCCTGTGCTACACACCCGCCGACCGCTGCAACAACCAGAAAAGCTGCCCTGATGGCGCCGACGAGAAGAACTGCTTCTCCTGCCAGCCGGGCACCTTCCACTGTGGCACCAATTTGTGCATCTTTGAGACGTGGCGCTGTGATGGCCAGGAGGACTGCCAGGATGGCAGCGATGAGCACGGCTGCCTGGCGGCTGTGCCCCGCAAGGTCATCACTGCCGCGCTCATCGGCAGCCTGGTCTGCGGCCTGCTGCTCGTCATCGCCCTGGGCTGTGCCTTCAAGCTCTACTCACTGCGCACCCAGGAGTACAG GGCCTTTGAGACCCAGATGACACGCCTGGAGGCTGAGTTTGTGCGGCGGGAGGCACCACCATCCTATGGGCAGCTCATCGCACAGGGCCTCATTCCGCCCGTGGAGGACTTTCCTGTCTACAGTGCGTCCCAG CCACCGCCCCACCCTCCAGGCCTCGGTGCTACAGAACCTTCGCACGGCCATGCGGCGACAGATGCGCCGGCACGCCTCCCGCCGCGGGCCCTCCCGCCGCCGCCTCGGCCGCCTCTGGAACCGGCTCTTTCACCGGCCACGGGCACCACGGGGACAGATCCCACTGCTGACAGCTGCACGCACCTCACAGACGGTGCTGGGTGA
- the SLC7A10 gene encoding asc-type amino acid transporter 1 isoform X2: MTGHMQQPSGRGNPGPAPLSSPGPGPGPGASASERVALKKEIGLVSACTIIIGNIIGSGIFISPKGVLEHSGSVGLALFVWVLGGGVTALGSLCYAELGVAIPKSGGDYAYVTEIFGGLAGFLLLWSAVLIMYPTSLAVISMTFSNYVLQPVFPNCIPPAAASRALSMACLMLLTWVNSSSVRWATHIQDVFTGGKLLALSLIIGVGFVQIFQGHFEELRPSNAFDFWMTPSVGHLALAFLQGSFAFSGWNFLNYVTEELVDPRKNLPRAIFISIPLVTFVYAFTNIAYFTAMSPQELLASNAVAVTFGEKLLGYFSWIMPVSVALSTFGGINGYLFTSSRLCFSGAREGHLPSLLAMIHVRHCTPIPALLVCCGATAVIMLVGDTYTLINYVSFINYLCYGVTVLGLLVLRWRRPALPRPIKVNLLVPIAYLVFWAFLLVFSFISEPMVCGVGVIIILTGVPIFFLGVFWRSKPKCVHRLTESMTRWGQELCFVVYPQGSPEEENGPCQPSPLPATDKPLKTQ, encoded by the exons GGAACATCATCGGCTCGGGCATCTTCATCTCCCCCAAGGGGGTCCTGGAGCACTCGGGCTCCGTGGGTCTGGCCCTCTTCGTCTGGGTCCTGGGTGGGGGCGTCACTGCCCTGGGCTCCCTCTGCTATGCGGAGCTGGGAGTTGCCATCCCCAAGTCTGGCGGGGACTACGCCTATGTGACCGAGATCTTCGGGGGCCTGGCTGG CTTCCTGCTGCTCTGGAGCGCCGTCCTCATCATGTACCCCACCAGCCTGGCCGTCATCTCCATGACCTTCTCCAACTACGTGCTGCAGCCCGTGTTCCCCAACTGCATCCCCCCTGCCGCTGCCTCCCGTGCACTCTCCATGGCCTGCCTGA TGCTGCTGACGTGGGTGAACAGCTCAAGTGTGCGCTGGGCCACGCACATCCAGGACGTGTTCACCGGCGGGAAGCTGCTGGCCCTGTCGCTCATCATTGGCGTGGGCTTTGTCCAGATCTTCCAAG GACACTTCGAGGAGCTGAGGCCCAGCAATGCTTTCGACTTCTGGATGACGCCGTCCGTGGGTCACCTGGCCCTAGCCTTCCTCCAGGGCTCCTTTGCCTTCAGCGGCTGGAACTTCCTTAACTACGTCACAGAGGAGCTAGTGGATCCTCGAAA GAACCTACCTCGTGCTATCTTCATCTCCATCCCGCTGGTGACCTTCGTGTACGCCTTCACCAACATCGCCTACTTCACTGCCATGTCCCCCCAGGAGCTGCTGGCCTCGAACGCAGTGGCAGTG ACCTTCGGGGAGAAGCTGCTGGGCTACTTTTCGTGGATCATGCCCGTCTCCGTGGCACTTTCCACTTTCGGAGGGATCAATGGCTACCTGTTCACCTCCTCCAG ATTGTGCTTCTCTGGAGCCCGAGAAGGGCACCTGCCTAGCCTACTGGCCATGATCCACGTCAGACACTGCACCCCTATCCCTGCCCTCCTCGTCTGT TGCGGGGCCACAGCGGTCATCATGCTTGTGGGAGACACGTACACGCTGATCAACTACGTGTCCTTCATCAACTACCTCTGCTACGGCGTCACCGTCCTGGGCCTGCTCGTGCTGCGTTGGAGGCGGCCAGCCCTCCCCAGGCCCATCAAG GTGAACCTGCTCGTCCCCATCGCGTACTTGGTCTTCTGGGCGTTCCTGCTAGTCTTCAGCTTCATCTCGGAGCCCATGGTGTGCGGGGTCGGCGTCATCATCATCCTCACGGGGGTGCCCATTTTCTTCCTGGGAGTGTTCTGGAGAAGCAAACCAAAGTGTGTGCACAGACTCACAG AGTCAATGACACGCTGGGGCCAGGAGCTGTGTTTCGTGGTCTACCCCCAGGGCTCCCCTGAGGAGGAGAACGGCCCCTGccagccctccccactgcccGCCACGGACAAGCCCTTGAAGACACAATGA
- the LRP3 gene encoding low-density lipoprotein receptor-related protein 3 isoform X1 encodes MEKRAFAGPEGAPGARAQLAVVCLVNIVLTGRLSSAVPALAACSGKLEQHTERRGVIYSPAWPLNYPPGTNCSWYIQGDRGDMITISFRNFDVEESHQCSLDWLMLGPAAPPRQEAFRLCGSAIPPAFISARDHVWIFFHSDASSSGQAQGFRLSYIRGKLGQASCQADEFRCDNGKCLPGPWQCNTVDECGDGSDEGNCSAPASEPPGSLCPGGTFPCSGARSTRCLPAERRCDGTQDCGDGSDEAGCPDLACGRRLGSFYGSFASPDLFGAARGPSDLHCTWLVDTQDPRRVLLQLELRLGYDDYVQVYEGLGERGDRLLQTLSYRSNHRPVSLEAAQGRLTVAYHARARSAGHGFNATYQVKGYCLPWEQPCGSSSEGDVADTGEQGCFSEPQRCDGWWHCASGRDEQGCPACPPDQYPCEGGSGLCYTPADRCNNQKSCPDGADEKNCFSCQPGTFHCGTNLCIFETWRCDGQEDCQDGSDEHGCLAAVPRKVITAALIGSLVCGLLLVIALGCAFKLYSLRTQEYRAFETQMTRLEAEFVRREAPPSYGQLIAQGLIPPVEDFPVYSASQASVLQNLRTAMRRQMRRHASRRGPSRRRLGRLWNRLFHRPRAPRGQIPLLTAARTSQTVLGDGLLQPAAGAAPDPPAPLTDTGSPGAAGDGPSSTSSHASEVGPSVRPPSGLRDPECRPVDKDRKASRAPLVDNIAPVDTPRESCSAQDPHPPAPTASSTLGPHPPEPLGVCRSPPPPCSPMLEASDDEALLVC; translated from the exons TGAATATTGTTCTCACCGGGCGGCTCAGCAGTGCGGTTCCTGCTTTAG CCGCCTGCAGCGGGAAACTGGAGCAGCACACAGAGCGACGCGGTGTCATCTAcagccctgcctggcccctcAACTACCCTCCGGGCACCAACTGCAGCTGGTACATTCAGGGCGACCGAGGGGACATGATCACCATCAG CTTCCGCAACTTTGATGTGGAGGAGTCTCACCAGTGCTCCCTGGACTGGCTCATGCTGGGCCCAGCAGCCCCGCCCCGCCAGGAGGCCTTCCGGCTCTGCGGCTCCGCCATCCCGCCTGCCTTCATCTCCGCCCGGGACCACGTCTGGATCTTCTTCCACTCCGATGCCTCCAGCTCTGGCCAGGCCCAGGGCTTTCGGCTCTCGTATATCCGAG GGAAGCTGGGCCAGGCATCCTGCCAGGCTGACGAGTTCCGCTGTGACAATGGCAAGTGCCTGCCCGGCCCGTGGCAGTGCAACACCGTGGACGAGTGCGGGGACGGCTCGGATGAAGGCAACTGCTCGGCGCCTGCCTCTGAGCCCCCGGGCAGCCTGTGCCCCGGGGGCACCTTCCCCTGCAGTGGGGCGCGCTCCACGCGCTGCCTGCCGGCCGAGCGGCGCTGCGATGGCACACAGGACTGTGGCGATGGCTCCGACGAGGCCGGCTGCCCCGACCTGGCCTGCGGCCGGCGGCTGGGCAGCTTCTACGGCTCCTTCGCCTCCCCGGACCTGTTCGGCGCGGCCCGCGGGCCCTCGGACCTTCACTGCACGTGGCTGGTGGACACGCAGGACCCGCGGCGCGTGCTGCTGCAGCTGGAGCTGCGGCTGGGCTACGACGACTACGTGCAGGTGTACGAGGGCCTGGGCGAGCGCGGGGACCGCCTGCTGCAGACGCTCTCCTACCGCAGCAACCACCGGCCCGTGAGCCTTGAGGCCGCCCAGGGCCGCCTCACCGTGGCCTACCACGCCCGCGCCCGCAGCGCTGGCCACGGCTTCAACGCCACCTACCAGGTGAAGGGCTATTGCCTCCCATGGGAGCAGCCGTGCGGGAGCAGCAGTGAGGGTGACGTGGCAGACACAGGCGAGCAGGGCTGCTTCTCTGAGCCGCAGCGCTGCGATGGCTGGTGGCACTGCGCCAGCGGCCGGGACGaacagggctgccctgcctgcccccccGACCAGTACCCCTGTGAGGGTGGCAGTGGCCTGTGCTACACACCCGCCGACCGCTGCAACAACCAGAAAAGCTGCCCTGATGGCGCCGACGAGAAGAACTGCTTCTCCTGCCAGCCGGGCACCTTCCACTGTGGCACCAATTTGTGCATCTTTGAGACGTGGCGCTGTGATGGCCAGGAGGACTGCCAGGATGGCAGCGATGAGCACGGCTGCCTGGCGGCTGTGCCCCGCAAGGTCATCACTGCCGCGCTCATCGGCAGCCTGGTCTGCGGCCTGCTGCTCGTCATCGCCCTGGGCTGTGCCTTCAAGCTCTACTCACTGCGCACCCAGGAGTACAG GGCCTTTGAGACCCAGATGACACGCCTGGAGGCTGAGTTTGTGCGGCGGGAGGCACCACCATCCTATGGGCAGCTCATCGCACAGGGCCTCATTCCGCCCGTGGAGGACTTTCCTGTCTACAGTGCGTCCCAG GCCTCGGTGCTACAGAACCTTCGCACGGCCATGCGGCGACAGATGCGCCGGCACGCCTCCCGCCGCGGGCCCTCCCGCCGCCGCCTCGGCCGCCTCTGGAACCGGCTCTTTCACCGGCCACGGGCACCACGGGGACAGATCCCACTGCTGACAGCTGCACGCACCTCACAGACGGTGCTGGGTGACGGGCTCCTCCAGCCTGCAGCGGGGGCCGCCCCAGACCCCCCGGCACCCCTTACGGACACAGGCAGCCCAGGGGCAGCTGGGGATGGGCCCTCCAGCACCTCTAGCCATGCATCAGAAGTGGGGCCTTCTGTGCGGCCCCCTTCGGGCCTGCGGGACCCAGAGTGCAGGCCAGTGGACAAGGACAGAAAGGCCAGCAGGGCCCCTCTGGTGGACAACATAGCCCCTGTGGACACACCTCGGGAGTCCTGCTCTGCCCAGGACCCTcatcccccagcccccactgccAGCAGCACCCTGGGCCCCCACCCACCAGAGCCACTGGGTGTCTGCAGGAGCCCCCCACCACCTTGCTCCCCAATGTTGGAGGCCAGTGACGACGAAGCCCTGCTGGTCTGCTGA
- the SLC7A10 gene encoding asc-type amino acid transporter 1 isoform X1 produces the protein MTGHMQQPSGRGNPGPAPLSSPGPGPGPGASASERVALKKEIGLVSACTIIIGNIIGSGIFISPKGVLEHSGSVGLALFVWVLGGGVTALGSLCYAELGVAIPKSGGDYAYVTEIFGGLAGFLLLWSAVLIMYPTSLAVISMTFSNYVLQPVFPNCIPPAAASRALSMACLMLLTWVNSSSVRWATHIQDVFTGGKLLALSLIIGVGFVQIFQGHFEELRPSNAFDFWMTPSVGHLALAFLQGSFAFSGWNFLNYVTEELVDPRKNLPRAIFISIPLVTFVYAFTNIAYFTAMSPQELLASNAVAVTFGEKLLGYFSWIMPVSVALSTFGGINGYLFTSSRLCFSGAREGHLPSLLAMIHVRHCTPIPALLVCCGATAVIMLVGDTYTLINYVSFINYLCYGVTVLGLLVLRWRRPALPRPIKVNLLVPIAYLVFWAFLLVFSFISEPMVCGVGVIIILTGVPIFFLGVFWRSKPKCVHRLTGETGSSPRGGAWRWDLLRGLTLEQGLPAAVVATQGPVATKCLLLEWPTCPGPTCRGSSSLRTPVPQGQTPRSICRSVCLSSESMTRWGQELCFVVYPQGSPEEENGPCQPSPLPATDKPLKTQ, from the exons GGAACATCATCGGCTCGGGCATCTTCATCTCCCCCAAGGGGGTCCTGGAGCACTCGGGCTCCGTGGGTCTGGCCCTCTTCGTCTGGGTCCTGGGTGGGGGCGTCACTGCCCTGGGCTCCCTCTGCTATGCGGAGCTGGGAGTTGCCATCCCCAAGTCTGGCGGGGACTACGCCTATGTGACCGAGATCTTCGGGGGCCTGGCTGG CTTCCTGCTGCTCTGGAGCGCCGTCCTCATCATGTACCCCACCAGCCTGGCCGTCATCTCCATGACCTTCTCCAACTACGTGCTGCAGCCCGTGTTCCCCAACTGCATCCCCCCTGCCGCTGCCTCCCGTGCACTCTCCATGGCCTGCCTGA TGCTGCTGACGTGGGTGAACAGCTCAAGTGTGCGCTGGGCCACGCACATCCAGGACGTGTTCACCGGCGGGAAGCTGCTGGCCCTGTCGCTCATCATTGGCGTGGGCTTTGTCCAGATCTTCCAAG GACACTTCGAGGAGCTGAGGCCCAGCAATGCTTTCGACTTCTGGATGACGCCGTCCGTGGGTCACCTGGCCCTAGCCTTCCTCCAGGGCTCCTTTGCCTTCAGCGGCTGGAACTTCCTTAACTACGTCACAGAGGAGCTAGTGGATCCTCGAAA GAACCTACCTCGTGCTATCTTCATCTCCATCCCGCTGGTGACCTTCGTGTACGCCTTCACCAACATCGCCTACTTCACTGCCATGTCCCCCCAGGAGCTGCTGGCCTCGAACGCAGTGGCAGTG ACCTTCGGGGAGAAGCTGCTGGGCTACTTTTCGTGGATCATGCCCGTCTCCGTGGCACTTTCCACTTTCGGAGGGATCAATGGCTACCTGTTCACCTCCTCCAG ATTGTGCTTCTCTGGAGCCCGAGAAGGGCACCTGCCTAGCCTACTGGCCATGATCCACGTCAGACACTGCACCCCTATCCCTGCCCTCCTCGTCTGT TGCGGGGCCACAGCGGTCATCATGCTTGTGGGAGACACGTACACGCTGATCAACTACGTGTCCTTCATCAACTACCTCTGCTACGGCGTCACCGTCCTGGGCCTGCTCGTGCTGCGTTGGAGGCGGCCAGCCCTCCCCAGGCCCATCAAG GTGAACCTGCTCGTCCCCATCGCGTACTTGGTCTTCTGGGCGTTCCTGCTAGTCTTCAGCTTCATCTCGGAGCCCATGGTGTGCGGGGTCGGCGTCATCATCATCCTCACGGGGGTGCCCATTTTCTTCCTGGGAGTGTTCTGGAGAAGCAAACCAAAGTGTGTGCACAGACTCACAGGTGAAACAGGCAGCTCCCCAAGGGGCGGGGCCTGGAGATGGGACCTTCTCAGGGGGCTCACCCTAGAGCAGGGTCTCCCGGCAGCTGTGGTGGCCACACAGGGCCCAGTTGCCACCAAATGTCTCCTCCTGGAGTGGCCCACATGTCCAGGTCCCACATGCAGGGGAAGCAGCTCCCTGAGGACCCCTGTCCCACAGGGTCAGACCCCAAGGTCCATCtgtcggtctgtctgtctgtcctcagAGTCAATGACACGCTGGGGCCAGGAGCTGTGTTTCGTGGTCTACCCCCAGGGCTCCCCTGAGGAGGAGAACGGCCCCTGccagccctccccactgcccGCCACGGACAAGCCCTTGAAGACACAATGA